TGGAACAGTTGAGAGTCAAGGCAACGGCTGGGACACAGACAATAATTATGCGGATTTTGTTAAAACCGATAATGTTAATCCTCAAAACTCATCAAACCTTGCAGAACCTCAATCTCAAATAGATTCCCCAGTATTATCAAATATTCAGCCGACAAAAATTACCTCCGACAGCGTGATTATAACTTGGACAACAGACCAAGCCGCAAGCAGTATTGTTAATTATGGTACGAATACTTCCTATGGAAGTATTGGCTTCAGGCAATAGTATATCAACAAGTCACAGTGTTTATTTGACCGGGTTGGTTGCCAATACAACTTATCATTTTACAGTTCAATCCACAAATTTAAGTAGCTTGAGTAGTACTAGCAGTGATTATACATTTACCACACTATCTTCAACACCACCAAATAAGGATTATAATTTCTATTTCGGTCAACTCCATAGTCATACAAGTAATTCTGATGGTCAAGGTACATACAGTTCTGCTTATACCTATGCCAGAGATACTGCCAAATTAGACTTTTTTGCAATAACAGACCATTCTAATAATTTTGATAATTATACTGATTGGACAAAAAGTCAAGAATGGGCAAATATGAAGAATACAGCCAACAGCTTTAATAAAGATGGAGTATTTGCCGCAATAGCAGGGTTCGAAATGACATGGAGTAATGGAACAGGGCATATGAACACCTTCAATACCGAGTGGTTTGAGTCCAGATTAACTACGGGTATGAACCTGCAAACATATTATAATAAAATAGCAGCAGATACAGGTTCGATATCACAATGGAATCATCCGGGGACAAAGTTTGGTGATTTTAATAATTTTGGCTATTACAGTGCTGCTACTGATAAAGCAATTAAGCTTATTGAAGTTGGAAACGGAGCAGGTGTTCCTGGAAGCAGTTCATATTATCCAAGCTACAGTTACTATACAACAGCACTTGATAAAGGTTGGCATGTTGCACCGTCTAATAATCAGGACAATCACAGTACAAATTGGGGGACTTCAAATGATTGTAGAACAGTAATATTAGCAACAAGTCTGACAAGAAAAAATGTCTTTGAAGCTATCAGAAATTTACGTGTATAT
This genomic stretch from Ruminiclostridium cellulolyticum H10 harbors:
- a CDS encoding CehA/McbA family metallohydrolase, producing the protein MVRILPMEVLASGNSISTSHSVYLTGLVANTTYHFTVQSTNLSSLSSTSSDYTFTTLSSTPPNKDYNFYFGQLHSHTSNSDGQGTYSSAYTYARDTAKLDFFAITDHSNNFDNYTDWTKSQEWANMKNTANSFNKDGVFAAIAGFEMTWSNGTGHMNTFNTEWFESRLTTGMNLQTYYNKIAADTGSISQWNHPGTKFGDFNNFGYYSAATDKAIKLIEVGNGAGVPGSSSYYPSYSYYTTALDKGWHVAPSNNQDNHSTNWGTSNDCRTVILATSLTRKNVFEAIRNLRVYASEDKDLEISFSINNSIMGSTLSNPSTLNISITGYDSEASDTISKIELISDGGIVSASKIFSSNNVSWNPQLASKYKYYYVRITEKDGNIAVTAPIWTGK